A region from the Salvia splendens isolate huo1 chromosome 15, SspV2, whole genome shotgun sequence genome encodes:
- the LOC121767129 gene encoding protein indeterminate-domain 5, chloroplastic-like isoform X1, producing the protein MAASSSSPFLSLRDENEQPQQQQLLPSAAAAPPSAAPANKRRRNQPGNPNPDAEVIALSPKTLMATNRFVCEVCNKGFQREQNLQLHRRGHNLPWKLRQKSTKEVRRKVYLCPEPSCVHHDPSRALGDLTGIKKHYSRKHGEKKYKCEKCSKKYAVHSDWKAHSKTCGTREYRCDCGTLFSRRDSFITHRAFCDALAQESARNLNPPSLSSIGSHLLGLSQHDQMNQGALSSHDILRLGRPGQQYETLVSPGGFHPSPRGLFLHPNHDHDHQDHQNQSPHSAMLPNKSSLQSLMQLPQLHMNNTANTSSNSSAAGLFNLSFFPGNNNNAASTIDGGSHHSAAGYDSTLFSSGNLMSIAIPSLYSTSQAMQTPSGGQMSATALLQKAAQMGSTATNNGGASSSLLKSFGKSPDHHSFGGSGVYGGSNSGSGNHLHDLMMNSIAAAEGGSAASMFEQAEMEEYRGFHGGNSNSQQSGFSSLEQAGRLTRDFLGVGEIVRSVREQQQQQSGMEHLGSLDLQGKTTSHTQPFGGRSFQ; encoded by the exons ATGGCAGCTTCTTCTTCCTCGCCTTTCCTCTCATTAAGAGATGAAAACGAGCAgccacagcagcagcagcttctGCCTTCAGCAGCCGCGGCGCCTCCTTCGGCTGCGCCGGCAAACAAGAGGCGGCGGAACCAGCCGGGAAATCCAA ATCCGGATGCGGAGGTAATCGCGCTGTCGCCGAAGACGCTAATGGCGACGAACCGGTTCGTGTGCGAGGTCTGCAACAAAGGCTTCCAGAGGGAGCAGAATCTGCAGCTGCACCGCCGCGGCCACAACCTGCCGTGGAAGCTCCGGCAGAAGAGCACCAAGGAGGTGCGGCGGAAGGTGTATCTCTGCCCGGAGCCGAGCTGCGTCCACCACGACCCGTCCCGGGCCCTCGGCGACCTCACCGGAATAAAAAAACACTACTCGCGAAAACACGGCGAGAAGAAATACAAATGCGAGAAATGCTCCAAAAAATACGCCGTGCATTCCGATTGGAAAGCCCATTCCAAAACCTGCGGCACCAGAGAATACAGATGCGACTGCGGCACTCTCTTCTCCAG GCGTGACAGTTTCATCACACACCGAGCCTTCTGCGACGCGCTGGCTCAGGAGAGCGCGCGGAACCTGAACCCGCCCTCCCTGAGCAGCATTGGGAGCCACCTCTTAGGGCTCTCCCAGCATGATCAGATGAACCAAGGAGCCCTATCAAGTCATGACATACTCAGATTGGGCAGGCCAGGCCAGCAATACGAAACCCTAGTCAGCCCGGGAGGGTTCCACCCTTCGCCCCGGGGCCTATTCCTGCACCCAAATCACGATCACGACCATCAAGATCATCAAAATCAATCTCCCCATAGTGCCATGTTGCCCAACAAGTCATCATTGCAAAGCCTCATGCAGCTTCCCCAGCTCCACATGAACAACACTGCCAATACCTCCTCCAACTCCTCCGCCGCCGGTCTCTTCAACCTCAGCTTCTTCCCCGGAAACAACAACAATGCCGCCTCCACCATCGACGGCGGCTCTCACCACTCCGCTGCTGGATATGATTCCACCCTCTTCTCATCAG GTAATCTCATGAGCATTGCGATCCCATCGCTGTACAGCACATCGCAGGCAATGCAAACCCCTAGCGGAGGGCAAATGTCGGCGACGGCGCTTCTCCAGAAGGCTGCTCAGATGGGCTCCACCGCCACCAATAACGGCGGTGCCTCGTCGTCCCTGCTAAAGAGCTTCGGGAAGTCGCCCGACCACCACAGTTTCGGGGGCAGCGGAGTCTATGGAGGGAGCAATAGCGGCAGCGGCAACCATCTGCACGACTTGATGATGAACTCCATcgcggcggcggagggaggCTCGGCCGCGTCGATGTTCGAGCAGGCGGAAATGGAAGAGTACAGAGGGTTCCATGGCGGGAATAGCAATAGTCAGCAGAGTGGATTCAGCAGCTTGGAGCAAGCGGGGAGGCTGACGAGGGATTTTCTTGGAGTTGGAGAGATTGTGAGAAGCGTGAGAGAGCAACAGCAGCAGCAAAGTGGGATGGAACATCTCGGCTCTTTGGATTTGCAGGGAAAAACGACATCGCATACCCAACCTTTTGGAGGGAGGAGTTTTCAGTGA
- the LOC121767129 gene encoding protein indeterminate-domain 5, chloroplastic-like isoform X2, whose protein sequence is MKTSSHSSSSFCLQQPRRLLRLRRQTRGGGTSREIQANPDAEVIALSPKTLMATNRFVCEVCNKGFQREQNLQLHRRGHNLPWKLRQKSTKEVRRKVYLCPEPSCVHHDPSRALGDLTGIKKHYSRKHGEKKYKCEKCSKKYAVHSDWKAHSKTCGTREYRCDCGTLFSRRDSFITHRAFCDALAQESARNLNPPSLSSIGSHLLGLSQHDQMNQGALSSHDILRLGRPGQQYETLVSPGGFHPSPRGLFLHPNHDHDHQDHQNQSPHSAMLPNKSSLQSLMQLPQLHMNNTANTSSNSSAAGLFNLSFFPGNNNNAASTIDGGSHHSAAGYDSTLFSSGNLMSIAIPSLYSTSQAMQTPSGGQMSATALLQKAAQMGSTATNNGGASSSLLKSFGKSPDHHSFGGSGVYGGSNSGSGNHLHDLMMNSIAAAEGGSAASMFEQAEMEEYRGFHGGNSNSQQSGFSSLEQAGRLTRDFLGVGEIVRSVREQQQQQSGMEHLGSLDLQGKTTSHTQPFGGRSFQ, encoded by the exons ATGAAAACGAGCAgccacagcagcagcagcttctGCCTTCAGCAGCCGCGGCGCCTCCTTCGGCTGCGCCGGCAAACAAGAGGCGGCGGAACCAGCCGGGAAATCCAAGCAA ATCCGGATGCGGAGGTAATCGCGCTGTCGCCGAAGACGCTAATGGCGACGAACCGGTTCGTGTGCGAGGTCTGCAACAAAGGCTTCCAGAGGGAGCAGAATCTGCAGCTGCACCGCCGCGGCCACAACCTGCCGTGGAAGCTCCGGCAGAAGAGCACCAAGGAGGTGCGGCGGAAGGTGTATCTCTGCCCGGAGCCGAGCTGCGTCCACCACGACCCGTCCCGGGCCCTCGGCGACCTCACCGGAATAAAAAAACACTACTCGCGAAAACACGGCGAGAAGAAATACAAATGCGAGAAATGCTCCAAAAAATACGCCGTGCATTCCGATTGGAAAGCCCATTCCAAAACCTGCGGCACCAGAGAATACAGATGCGACTGCGGCACTCTCTTCTCCAG GCGTGACAGTTTCATCACACACCGAGCCTTCTGCGACGCGCTGGCTCAGGAGAGCGCGCGGAACCTGAACCCGCCCTCCCTGAGCAGCATTGGGAGCCACCTCTTAGGGCTCTCCCAGCATGATCAGATGAACCAAGGAGCCCTATCAAGTCATGACATACTCAGATTGGGCAGGCCAGGCCAGCAATACGAAACCCTAGTCAGCCCGGGAGGGTTCCACCCTTCGCCCCGGGGCCTATTCCTGCACCCAAATCACGATCACGACCATCAAGATCATCAAAATCAATCTCCCCATAGTGCCATGTTGCCCAACAAGTCATCATTGCAAAGCCTCATGCAGCTTCCCCAGCTCCACATGAACAACACTGCCAATACCTCCTCCAACTCCTCCGCCGCCGGTCTCTTCAACCTCAGCTTCTTCCCCGGAAACAACAACAATGCCGCCTCCACCATCGACGGCGGCTCTCACCACTCCGCTGCTGGATATGATTCCACCCTCTTCTCATCAG GTAATCTCATGAGCATTGCGATCCCATCGCTGTACAGCACATCGCAGGCAATGCAAACCCCTAGCGGAGGGCAAATGTCGGCGACGGCGCTTCTCCAGAAGGCTGCTCAGATGGGCTCCACCGCCACCAATAACGGCGGTGCCTCGTCGTCCCTGCTAAAGAGCTTCGGGAAGTCGCCCGACCACCACAGTTTCGGGGGCAGCGGAGTCTATGGAGGGAGCAATAGCGGCAGCGGCAACCATCTGCACGACTTGATGATGAACTCCATcgcggcggcggagggaggCTCGGCCGCGTCGATGTTCGAGCAGGCGGAAATGGAAGAGTACAGAGGGTTCCATGGCGGGAATAGCAATAGTCAGCAGAGTGGATTCAGCAGCTTGGAGCAAGCGGGGAGGCTGACGAGGGATTTTCTTGGAGTTGGAGAGATTGTGAGAAGCGTGAGAGAGCAACAGCAGCAGCAAAGTGGGATGGAACATCTCGGCTCTTTGGATTTGCAGGGAAAAACGACATCGCATACCCAACCTTTTGGAGGGAGGAGTTTTCAGTGA
- the LOC121768241 gene encoding gibberellin 2-beta-dioxygenase 6-like: MVAFESTPPLAQHYTKIVHDRVHQKISCDQNSRIDDGCQELPVIDLAGLMGDDEDARVKCASQIAAASSEWGFFQIVNHGVNPDLIKQLRKEQIELFKTPFSRKSSCGLLNNSYRWGSPSATTPDNFSWSEAFHIPLIKISDQSCYGEFTSLREVLIGYAAAMQKLAKLLAEVLIKNLGQKLGDFEETIKCDETTCFLRLNRYPACPLSAEIFGLVPHTDSDFLTILNQDEVGGLQLIKDSKWVAVKPNKDALIVNIGDLFQAWSNNLYKSVEHKVMANPNVERFSVAYFLCPSYESLIKSCKQPSLYTNFTFAEYRAKVQEDARLFGRKFGLSRFLRS; encoded by the exons ATGGTCGCTTTTGAATCCACTCCACCACTAGCCCAACACTACACCAAAATAGTACATGATCGGGTGCATCAAAAAATATCATGCGACCAAAATTCGCGAATTGATGACGGATGCCAAGAACTACCGGTAATTGACCTCGCGGGTCTGATGGGCGACGACGAGGATGCTAGGGTCAAATGTGCGTCCCAAATCGCGGCCGCTTCGTCAGAATGGGGGTTCTTCCAAATAGTCAACCATGGGGTCAACCCGGACCTCATAAAACAATTGAGAAAAGAGCAAATCGAGCTTTTCAAGACTCCTTTCTCAAGAAAGTCAAGTTGTGGACTTCTCAACAACTCGTACCGTTGGGGGTCCCCCTCGGCCACCACCCCCGACAACTTCTCGTGGTCCGAGGCGTTCCACATCCCCCTAATCAAGATCTCCGACCAATCTTGCTACGGCGAGTTCACCTCTCTAAG GGAAGTGCTGATCGGATACGCGGCCGCAATGCAGAAACTGGCCAAACTGCTAGCCGAGGTGCTGATCAAGAATCTAGGGCAAAAATTGGGAGATTTTGAGGAGACGATCAAATGCGACGAGACCACATGTTTTCTTCGATTGAACCGTTACCCGGCATGTCCTTTATCCGCAGAAATCTTCGGTTTGGTGCCACACACAGATAGTGATTTCCTCACAATATTAAATCAAGATGAAGTTGGAGGGCTTCAACTCATCAAAGACTCCAAATGGGTCGCTGTCAAACCCAACAAAGATGCACTCATTGTCAACATTGGTGATCTTTTTCAG GCTTGGAGTAACAATTTGTATAAGAGTGTGGAGCATAAAGTGATGGCCAATCCTAACGTAGAGAGATTCTCAGTGGCCTACTTTCTTTGCCCTTCTTATGAGTCATTGATCAAGAGTTGCAAACAGCCATCTCTTTATACTAATTTCACCTTTGCAGAGTATAGAGCCAAAGTGCAGGAAGATGCGAGATTATTTGGTCGAAAATTCGGCCTATCTAGGTTTCTACGATCATAA